A region from the Phycisphaeraceae bacterium genome encodes:
- the sdhB gene encoding succinate dehydrogenase iron-sulfur subunit, which translates to MTAPNADVRTILFKIKRQKGPNDPPYWEEYAVPYKPNLNVISCLNWIAEHPVTTAGHESTVVTWDAACLEEVCGSCTVNINGRARQACSALIDHLVAETGQDVIVLEPMQKFPVVRDLCVERQRMFENLKRIKGWVPIDGTHALGAGPKETPAEQDRRYALSRCMSCGCCLEACPQFTIDNEFVGAQIFGQVTYFNMHKTGKVHKDDRLEVMEEAGGIADCGNAQNCVKVCPKELPLTEAIGEVGRQTTIHAVKAFFTGK; encoded by the coding sequence ATGACTGCCCCGAACGCCGACGTCCGCACCATCCTCTTCAAAATCAAACGCCAGAAGGGGCCGAACGATCCGCCCTACTGGGAAGAGTACGCGGTGCCCTACAAGCCCAATCTCAACGTCATCAGTTGCCTCAACTGGATTGCGGAGCATCCCGTGACCACTGCCGGCCATGAGTCCACGGTCGTGACGTGGGACGCAGCCTGTCTGGAAGAAGTCTGCGGCTCATGCACGGTAAATATCAACGGACGGGCACGGCAGGCATGTTCCGCATTGATCGACCACCTCGTCGCTGAGACGGGACAGGATGTCATCGTGCTCGAACCGATGCAGAAGTTTCCGGTCGTCCGCGACTTGTGCGTCGAGCGGCAACGGATGTTTGAGAATCTCAAACGAATCAAAGGTTGGGTGCCCATCGACGGCACCCATGCGCTGGGGGCCGGCCCGAAGGAGACGCCCGCCGAACAGGACCGCCGCTACGCGCTGTCCCGCTGTATGTCCTGCGGCTGCTGCCTTGAGGCGTGCCCGCAGTTCACGATTGATAACGAGTTCGTCGGTGCGCAGATCTTCGGCCAGGTGACCTACTTCAACATGCACAAGACCGGCAAGGTCCACAAAGACGACCGGCTTGAGGTCATGGAGGAAGCCGGTGGAATCGCCGACTGCGGCAACGCACAGAACTGCGTCAAAGTCTGCCCGAAGGAGTTGCCGCTGACCGAGGCCATCGGCGAAGTCGGCCGTCAGACAACCATCCACGCCGTCAAAGCGTTCTTTACCGGCAAGTAA
- a CDS encoding DUF1295 domain-containing protein, which yields MQLHDHMVKLGARLFRWRSYLPLLTVGLFVWGFLSYRFPLNSSRADVVLEITCLGICFVGLLVRVLTVGFVPRGTSGRNTTTQKASRLNTTGMYSVVRHPLYLGNFLIWMGMILFFHDALLFITAALIYLVYYERIAMAEEQFLRESFGDQFESWAAKTPAIIPNFRLWVAPDLRFSWRTVLRRENNTFMLIIVGMTTLEVISDVVVENVLELEPMWISLLAPSVFLYIMIHVLKHYTRLLEVPGR from the coding sequence ATGCAGCTACACGATCACATGGTCAAGCTCGGTGCCAGACTTTTCCGCTGGCGCAGCTACCTGCCCCTGCTGACGGTGGGACTCTTCGTCTGGGGATTCCTGTCCTATCGTTTTCCCCTTAACAGCTCCCGTGCTGACGTGGTACTGGAAATCACCTGCCTGGGGATTTGTTTCGTCGGTCTGCTGGTACGTGTGCTGACGGTGGGATTCGTTCCTCGCGGAACTTCCGGCCGCAACACAACCACGCAGAAAGCATCCCGGCTCAATACAACCGGCATGTATTCCGTCGTCCGTCATCCGCTCTACCTGGGTAATTTCCTGATCTGGATGGGGATGATTCTGTTCTTTCATGACGCCCTGCTGTTTATCACCGCGGCTCTGATTTACCTCGTGTACTACGAACGGATCGCCATGGCGGAGGAACAGTTTCTGCGCGAAAGTTTCGGGGATCAGTTTGAGTCCTGGGCAGCCAAAACTCCCGCCATCATCCCCAACTTCCGTCTTTGGGTGGCACCCGACCTCCGTTTCTCCTGGCGCACGGTGCTGCGACGGGAGAACAATACCTTCATGTTGATCATTGTCGGCATGACGACGCTGGAAGTGATCTCCGATGTGGTGGTCGAAAATGTCCTCGAACTGGAGCCGATGTGGATTTCCCTGCTGGCTCCCAGCGTCTTCCTTTACATCATGATCCATGTTCTGAAGCATTACACCCGCCTGTTGGAGGTGCCCGGCCGGTAA
- the pdxA gene encoding 4-hydroxythreonine-4-phosphate dehydrogenase PdxA, translating to MASSSSNPQPRRPVIGITMGEPSGIGPEVVVKALADEEIRKLGRFVIYGMNELLSYAADLAEIDPFWWRLQHDSPRAEYDLIHDVVVLDYDEFSVLGSGNPRPTKQGGAASLKFLEDAIVAANRPVGASGRIDAIVTAPICKESWTLAGCKFPGHTELLAYRCKVKRSVMMFHAPKLNVVLATVHLPLMEIRNVLTIGAVFDPIDLGHEACRRLGIAKPRIAVCGLNPHASENGQFGDEESRIITPAIQMAQHKGIDVHGPFPGDTIFLDALAGKYDLVVAMYHDQGLIPVKLIGWDVAVNVTLGLPIIRTSVDHGTAFNIVGQNKANAGSMKAAIKLAAKMASAT from the coding sequence ATGGCTTCATCGTCTTCCAACCCTCAGCCGCGCCGACCGGTCATCGGCATCACCATGGGCGAGCCTTCAGGCATCGGGCCGGAGGTGGTTGTCAAAGCACTCGCCGATGAGGAAATCCGCAAGCTGGGTCGTTTTGTCATTTACGGTATGAATGAATTGCTCAGCTATGCCGCTGACCTGGCGGAAATCGATCCATTCTGGTGGCGGCTTCAGCACGATTCGCCGCGGGCGGAGTACGACCTGATTCACGATGTGGTGGTGCTTGATTACGACGAGTTTTCGGTGCTGGGATCGGGAAATCCCCGGCCGACAAAGCAGGGCGGGGCCGCCTCACTGAAGTTCCTTGAGGATGCGATTGTCGCAGCCAATCGGCCGGTTGGCGCATCGGGTCGGATTGATGCCATCGTCACCGCGCCAATCTGCAAGGAATCATGGACGCTCGCCGGCTGCAAGTTTCCCGGTCATACCGAGTTGCTGGCCTATCGATGCAAGGTCAAACGCTCGGTAATGATGTTCCACGCTCCGAAGCTCAACGTCGTGCTGGCGACGGTGCATTTGCCGCTGATGGAGATTCGCAACGTGCTGACCATCGGTGCGGTGTTCGACCCGATCGACTTGGGGCATGAGGCGTGCAGACGGCTGGGGATCGCCAAGCCGCGCATCGCGGTCTGCGGTCTCAACCCGCATGCCTCCGAGAACGGTCAATTCGGTGATGAGGAGTCACGCATCATCACGCCGGCCATTCAGATGGCCCAGCACAAGGGAATCGACGTTCACGGGCCGTTCCCCGGCGACACCATTTTCCTCGACGCGCTGGCGGGCAAATATGATCTGGTCGTGGCGATGTACCACGATCAAGGGTTGATCCCCGTCAAGCTCATCGGCTGGGATGTCGCGGTGAATGTGACACTGGGCCTGCCGATCATCCGCACAAGCGTTGACCACGGCACCGCATTCAACATCGTCGGACAAAATAAGGCGAATGCCGGCAGCATGAAGGCGGCAATCAAGCTGGCGGCAAAAATGGCATCAGCGACGTAA
- a CDS encoding terpene cyclase/mutase family protein, with the protein MKFLSTILVALMMLVISSPLLAVDDAHFKQGDEAIKKAIAYLRATQGADGSWTPKAGPGITALVVRGMLDQPDIKADDPAVKKAVAYILSMVKEDGGIHDGKLENYNTAICLSALARINDQPGVAEIIKKAQDYLRGLQWSDQVDPNGVKITEAHPFYGGAGYGREGRPDMSNTQIMLEGLYDSGLDCNDPAFKRALVFITRCQGTAVNKEFGDKIAPDGGFIYATSQSRDKVGQLESKAGMETVDIPGQGQQNRMRTYGSMTYAGFKSYLYAQLDRNDPRVKDALGWITRHYTLDFNPGLQDKSDTPVDERLQGHYYYFLTFSRAFDAWGQKQITLADGTKRDWGNDLVDKLASLQKEDGSWVNSADRWMEGDPNLTTAFAVLALEHALKK; encoded by the coding sequence ATGAAATTCCTTTCCACCATTCTTGTCGCGCTGATGATGCTGGTGATCTCGTCGCCGCTTCTGGCGGTCGATGATGCGCATTTCAAACAGGGTGACGAAGCGATTAAAAAGGCCATCGCCTATCTGCGTGCCACGCAAGGCGCGGATGGCAGTTGGACACCCAAGGCAGGCCCCGGAATCACCGCACTGGTCGTGCGCGGCATGCTCGATCAGCCGGACATCAAAGCTGATGACCCCGCAGTCAAGAAAGCAGTCGCCTACATCCTCAGCATGGTTAAGGAAGACGGCGGTATCCACGACGGAAAACTCGAAAACTACAACACGGCTATCTGTCTCTCCGCCCTGGCGAGAATCAACGACCAGCCAGGGGTGGCGGAAATAATCAAGAAGGCTCAGGACTATCTTCGCGGGCTTCAGTGGTCGGATCAGGTCGATCCTAACGGCGTCAAGATCACCGAAGCGCATCCGTTCTACGGCGGCGCGGGCTATGGACGAGAAGGCCGCCCGGATATGTCGAACACGCAGATTATGCTCGAAGGCTTGTACGACTCCGGGCTGGACTGCAACGATCCGGCGTTCAAACGGGCACTGGTCTTCATCACACGTTGTCAGGGTACGGCGGTGAACAAGGAATTCGGCGACAAAATCGCACCCGATGGCGGCTTCATTTATGCAACCAGCCAGAGCCGAGACAAAGTCGGCCAGCTTGAGTCGAAGGCCGGCATGGAAACCGTGGACATCCCCGGACAAGGCCAGCAAAACCGCATGCGGACTTACGGTTCAATGACATACGCCGGTTTCAAGAGCTACCTCTATGCACAACTCGATCGCAATGATCCTCGCGTCAAGGATGCGCTGGGCTGGATCACGCGGCACTACACGCTGGACTTCAACCCCGGCCTTCAGGACAAATCCGACACGCCCGTCGATGAGCGGCTGCAGGGCCACTACTACTATTTTCTAACTTTCTCGCGTGCTTTCGACGCATGGGGGCAGAAGCAGATCACCCTGGCGGATGGCACCAAGCGTGACTGGGGTAACGACCTGGTGGACAAGCTGGCGTCGCTGCAAAAAGAAGACGGCTCGTGGGTGAACTCCGCCGACCGCTGGATGGAAGGTGATCCCAACCTCACCACGGCATTTGCTGTACTTGCGCTGGAACACGCGCTGAAAAAATAG
- a CDS encoding efflux RND transporter permease subunit, giving the protein MDVTAKVIAYPKLVILATVILCGLGVGAMFTLPKEKSPRVKLPVITVAVPNPGAPPSTNESQIIRKIEEQAGTLRGLKDSGAVHSQALHGMALVQFVFEDDVSVKDAKADVESLINRIKGEFPPEAQQNPGPIINDVGFENFPIIQVFVAGGADGRQRRQIAERLKTQMEKVEGVAGVDIFGGLEPEVQIELDPNRMSIYGFTYQQVEGAIRHANHEAPSGAIESSDGGDLRVRTSSRLKNIEEIKEIPLGQRQGKPVILADIATKIYVGHKPLDSIARYDGKDAAVLLARPKTDVDVLAAANAIQSTVDRFVANKENQGTQIGTVRSQAREIHYMLNQLTSNAWQGTLMVVIMLWIVFGWRNAAIISTAFPFCLLVTFALMWLAKHTIYPGLAINNMVLFAMILVVGEVADGSIVVGENIYRHRELGRGPLEAARRGMAEVGVPVLFAYATTVASFAPLFLVRGVMGEFLRQLPIVTIFALIAAVLVDHFLLPVMSVYLMKSPPRKKGDCDATGQPVADLSQDEEEIANAETLSRASRMSRGYGWIMDHLIPHRGLVMTLAAVAVIIPMGLFFIGAVGFELFPEADTPVIEVNFELPLGSSMEKKSVEVASTIEAAVNRAVRPEEWYQPSPGSPRVRPVTTIGEAGRLNTRLDAPVGTGPEFGMVYVELELAADRQRSNSQIRKAIEDELPAMPDVIVHVTSPKEGPPAGAPVVVRVLAQRETSLDELAQRSKSLERLLRTIPGTRDVTSDFRRRNELNATPNRAVAGLYDIDAQQIATSVSYALEGVRVGSVDFGGDEEIDLRLRNAPSDRDQVEDIKNLPLRSPTGKQPTLGAVADVDRTMSAHVIQHYDQKRVINIRCQLDEGVLPDDVKRQLVAALRTDLSETQRHALVQSHSNRVLLSDDEVVVEFGGENQLRDEAFIDLNLAMAIALIGNLVIFVFQFNNFRQPLLILGSVPLSFVGVALGLLLWGLNFSVSAMIGVVALSGIVVDNAMVLVEFANKMRDHGVPVERAVVYAGQLRMRPLILTTLTNVVGLIPVAFNLSGGGELWQPLAVAIMAGLGFSTVIQLFVVPLAYVMIERKRKAKEVKGLLPVTSLAVAE; this is encoded by the coding sequence ATGGACGTAACCGCCAAAGTCATCGCGTATCCGAAGCTGGTGATCCTCGCCACTGTGATCCTCTGCGGTCTGGGCGTAGGTGCGATGTTTACGTTGCCCAAGGAAAAGTCTCCACGGGTCAAGCTGCCCGTGATCACCGTGGCGGTGCCGAACCCCGGCGCGCCGCCTTCCACCAATGAATCGCAGATCATCCGCAAGATCGAGGAGCAGGCCGGCACGCTGCGCGGGTTGAAGGATTCGGGAGCGGTACATTCTCAAGCACTGCATGGCATGGCTCTGGTGCAGTTCGTTTTTGAGGACGATGTTTCGGTTAAGGATGCCAAGGCTGACGTTGAAAGCCTGATAAATCGGATCAAGGGCGAGTTCCCGCCCGAAGCGCAGCAAAATCCAGGGCCGATCATCAACGATGTCGGATTTGAAAATTTCCCGATCATCCAGGTTTTCGTAGCCGGCGGTGCAGATGGACGGCAGAGGCGGCAGATTGCTGAGCGCCTCAAGACGCAGATGGAAAAGGTGGAGGGCGTGGCCGGCGTGGATATCTTCGGCGGGCTTGAGCCGGAGGTTCAGATCGAGCTGGATCCCAACCGCATGTCCATCTACGGCTTCACCTACCAGCAGGTGGAGGGGGCGATTCGTCACGCCAATCACGAAGCTCCATCCGGAGCGATTGAGAGCTCGGATGGCGGCGACCTGCGTGTCCGTACCAGTAGCCGCCTCAAGAACATCGAAGAAATCAAGGAAATCCCCCTGGGGCAGCGACAGGGCAAGCCCGTCATCCTGGCGGATATTGCGACGAAGATTTATGTCGGCCACAAACCTCTGGACAGCATCGCGCGGTATGACGGTAAGGACGCGGCGGTGCTCCTGGCACGACCCAAGACCGATGTGGACGTGCTCGCGGCTGCCAACGCGATTCAGAGCACGGTCGATCGCTTCGTTGCCAACAAGGAAAATCAGGGTACGCAGATCGGCACCGTACGATCACAGGCCCGCGAGATTCATTACATGCTCAACCAGCTCACGAGCAATGCCTGGCAAGGCACTCTGATGGTGGTGATCATGCTCTGGATCGTCTTTGGCTGGCGCAACGCAGCGATCATCAGTACGGCATTTCCCTTCTGCCTTCTGGTCACGTTCGCTCTGATGTGGCTGGCCAAGCACACGATCTACCCCGGTCTGGCGATCAACAACATGGTGCTGTTTGCGATGATCCTCGTCGTGGGCGAGGTGGCGGACGGCAGCATCGTGGTCGGAGAAAATATCTATCGCCACCGCGAGTTGGGCCGCGGCCCGCTGGAGGCGGCGCGACGCGGCATGGCGGAGGTCGGCGTGCCGGTGCTCTTTGCCTATGCCACCACGGTGGCGAGCTTTGCCCCGCTGTTCCTCGTTCGCGGCGTCATGGGCGAGTTTCTGCGGCAGCTTCCGATTGTCACCATCTTCGCGCTGATCGCAGCAGTCCTGGTGGATCACTTCCTGTTGCCGGTGATGAGTGTTTACCTGATGAAGTCGCCGCCCCGCAAGAAGGGAGATTGCGATGCCACGGGCCAACCGGTCGCTGACCTTTCGCAGGATGAAGAAGAAATCGCCAATGCCGAGACGCTTTCCCGCGCTTCGCGGATGTCACGCGGCTACGGCTGGATCATGGATCACCTGATTCCTCACCGTGGGTTGGTGATGACGCTCGCTGCTGTCGCGGTGATCATTCCGATGGGCTTATTTTTTATTGGTGCGGTCGGGTTTGAGTTGTTCCCGGAGGCGGACACGCCGGTGATCGAGGTCAATTTCGAGTTGCCTCTGGGTTCATCGATGGAGAAAAAGAGCGTCGAGGTTGCATCCACGATCGAGGCTGCGGTGAATCGGGCGGTTCGACCGGAGGAGTGGTATCAACCGTCTCCCGGCTCGCCTCGCGTCCGCCCGGTGACGACGATCGGCGAGGCCGGACGGCTTAATACACGGCTCGACGCGCCGGTTGGAACCGGGCCGGAATTCGGCATGGTTTATGTCGAACTGGAACTGGCGGCGGATCGGCAGCGCAGCAACTCGCAGATCCGCAAGGCGATCGAGGATGAGTTGCCCGCCATGCCGGATGTGATCGTACATGTGACTTCCCCCAAGGAAGGCCCGCCCGCCGGTGCTCCGGTGGTGGTTCGGGTGTTGGCGCAGCGGGAGACTTCGCTCGATGAACTGGCCCAACGCTCCAAGTCTCTGGAGCGTCTGCTGCGCACGATCCCCGGCACACGCGATGTAACCAGTGATTTCCGTCGGCGCAACGAATTGAACGCGACGCCGAACCGCGCGGTGGCCGGTCTGTATGACATCGACGCCCAGCAGATCGCCACAAGCGTCAGTTACGCGCTGGAAGGCGTTCGAGTCGGATCGGTGGATTTTGGCGGCGACGAGGAGATCGACCTGCGTCTGCGCAACGCTCCGAGCGACCGCGATCAGGTGGAGGACATCAAAAATCTGCCGCTGCGGAGTCCGACGGGCAAGCAACCGACGCTCGGTGCGGTGGCTGACGTGGACCGCACCATGAGTGCGCATGTAATCCAGCATTACGACCAGAAACGGGTCATCAACATCCGTTGCCAGCTTGATGAGGGGGTTCTGCCCGACGACGTAAAACGCCAGCTCGTCGCCGCTTTACGAACCGACCTGAGTGAGACTCAGCGACACGCGCTCGTGCAGAGTCATAGCAACCGCGTGCTGCTGTCAGATGATGAAGTTGTCGTGGAATTCGGCGGTGAAAATCAGCTCCGTGACGAAGCCTTCATCGATCTGAATCTCGCCATGGCCATCGCGCTGATCGGCAACTTGGTGATTTTCGTGTTTCAATTCAACAACTTCCGCCAACCGTTACTCATTCTCGGCAGCGTGCCCCTGTCGTTTGTCGGCGTGGCGCTGGGACTGCTGCTATGGGGGCTGAACTTCTCCGTCTCGGCGATGATCGGCGTCGTGGCACTCTCCGGTATCGTGGTTGATAACGCGATGGTGCTCGTCGAGTTTGCCAACAAGATGCGGGATCACGGCGTGCCGGTCGAACGGGCCGTGGTCTATGCCGGTCAGCTCCGCATGAGGCCGCTGATCCTTACGACACTGACTAATGTCGTCGGCCTGATACCCGTGGCGTTCAACCTCTCCGGCGGCGGAGAACTCTGGCAACCGCTGGCGGTAGCGATCATGGCGGGACTCGGCTTCAGCACCGTCATCCAGCTTTTTGTGGTGCCTCTGGCGTATGTGATGATCGAGCGGAAACGCAAAGCGAAGGAAGTCAAAGGCCTGCTGCCGGTAACCTCGCTGGCGGTGGCGGAGTGA
- a CDS encoding DUF1844 domain-containing protein has protein sequence MAEDGPKIHIDSDWKAQAQAEKAKLAEKSKTAPKAGAGGSGGAGGLPPASFETLISTMVTQALFAMGAIPDPRTGQRMQNLDHARYQIDLLGVLEEKTKGNLTEDETNLISSAVYELRTRYIQLLSAARGG, from the coding sequence ATGGCAGAAGACGGACCCAAGATTCACATTGACAGCGACTGGAAAGCGCAGGCTCAGGCGGAGAAGGCAAAACTTGCTGAGAAAAGTAAAACCGCACCCAAGGCGGGGGCCGGCGGAAGCGGCGGAGCGGGCGGGCTGCCTCCAGCTTCGTTCGAGACGCTCATCAGCACCATGGTCACGCAGGCACTCTTTGCGATGGGCGCAATTCCCGACCCGCGCACCGGCCAGCGGATGCAGAACCTCGACCACGCCCGCTACCAGATCGACCTCCTGGGTGTGCTCGAAGAGAAGACCAAGGGCAACCTCACCGAAGACGAAACCAACCTGATTTCGTCCGCGGTGTACGAGCTGCGCACGCGATATATTCAACTGCTCAGTGCTGCCCGGGGTGGGTGA
- the sdhA gene encoding succinate dehydrogenase flavoprotein subunit, with the protein MANTKPRVIIVGGGLAGLAASVRCAEAGVSVDLFSMVPVKRSHSVCAQGGINACNEVARQQGYSEYMHFDETVYGGDFLNHQPPVYEMAYYAPKIIDLLDRMGVPFNRTPEGERDLRMFGGSLFKRTHFAGATTGQQLLYALDEQTRRFEAEGKVKKYEFWEFLWPVLDETGTCKGIVAQDMRTMKIQPFRADAVVMATGGCGMVYGKSTMSVICTGGAAARCYQAGAWLGNPEMIQVHPTAIPGEDKCRLMSESARGEGGRLWVPGIRVGNGPDPRANWKPHPQSGKHPNELPESERWYFMDELYPKYGNLVSRDIATREIFFRCQEGFGIGGGRMVYLDVTHLPDANKKKLAGILEIYEKFVGEDPRHVPMKIFPAVHYSMGGLYTKYAAKPDNKGMIFGDPANMMTNVPGLYAFGEVNYAYHGANRLGANALLNCIFDGLYNGMSVVTYVKDVVKSSANEAAEAPFTAAVKQEEDKVRRLISSQGQVNPYSLHARLGDEMTDSCTVVREEGRLKAALENVRQMREQYRGVRLTDTSMWTNQNLSFTRALGDMLIYAEAIVMGALERRESRGAHFRSDFPDRNDANFLKTTIAKYDPATAKTSLAFEDVPVPLIQPRVRNYGKVESK; encoded by the coding sequence ATGGCTAACACTAAACCCAGAGTCATCATCGTCGGCGGAGGCCTCGCCGGCCTCGCGGCATCAGTTCGCTGTGCGGAAGCAGGCGTGAGCGTGGATCTCTTCTCCATGGTCCCCGTCAAACGCTCACACAGCGTTTGTGCGCAAGGCGGTATCAATGCCTGCAATGAAGTCGCCCGTCAACAGGGCTACTCCGAATACATGCACTTTGATGAGACCGTGTACGGCGGCGACTTCCTCAATCACCAGCCGCCCGTCTATGAGATGGCGTACTACGCGCCCAAAATCATCGATCTGCTCGACCGCATGGGTGTGCCTTTCAATCGCACGCCTGAAGGAGAGCGCGATCTGCGGATGTTCGGCGGATCACTCTTCAAACGCACCCACTTTGCCGGCGCGACAACCGGCCAGCAGCTTCTCTACGCACTCGATGAGCAAACCCGCCGTTTCGAGGCGGAAGGCAAAGTCAAAAAGTATGAGTTCTGGGAGTTCCTCTGGCCGGTGCTCGATGAAACCGGCACCTGCAAGGGCATCGTCGCGCAGGATATGCGGACGATGAAGATCCAGCCGTTCCGTGCTGACGCGGTCGTGATGGCGACCGGCGGATGCGGGATGGTGTACGGCAAGAGCACGATGTCGGTGATCTGCACCGGAGGCGCGGCTGCCCGCTGTTACCAGGCCGGTGCCTGGCTGGGTAACCCGGAAATGATCCAGGTCCATCCCACCGCCATCCCCGGCGAGGATAAGTGCCGTCTCATGAGCGAATCAGCCCGTGGTGAGGGCGGCCGCCTGTGGGTGCCCGGTATCCGCGTCGGTAACGGCCCGGATCCCCGCGCTAACTGGAAGCCTCATCCTCAGTCGGGCAAACATCCCAACGAGCTGCCTGAGTCCGAACGCTGGTATTTCATGGATGAGCTGTACCCCAAGTACGGCAACCTCGTCTCACGCGATATCGCCACCCGTGAAATCTTCTTCCGCTGCCAGGAAGGGTTCGGTATCGGCGGCGGGCGCATGGTTTATCTCGATGTCACCCACCTGCCCGACGCCAACAAGAAAAAGCTCGCGGGTATTCTGGAGATTTACGAAAAATTCGTCGGTGAGGATCCTCGTCACGTGCCCATGAAGATTTTCCCCGCCGTCCACTATTCCATGGGCGGGCTTTACACGAAATACGCAGCCAAGCCCGACAACAAGGGCATGATCTTCGGCGATCCGGCGAACATGATGACTAACGTGCCGGGACTTTACGCCTTTGGTGAGGTCAATTACGCCTATCACGGGGCTAACCGCCTGGGTGCCAACGCCCTGCTGAACTGCATCTTCGACGGCCTCTACAACGGCATGTCCGTCGTCACCTATGTCAAGGATGTCGTTAAGAGTTCCGCCAACGAGGCGGCCGAAGCTCCCTTCACCGCTGCGGTGAAACAGGAGGAAGACAAAGTCCGGCGGCTGATCTCCTCACAAGGCCAGGTCAATCCTTACTCGCTTCACGCCCGGCTGGGTGATGAGATGACTGACTCCTGTACCGTCGTGAGGGAGGAAGGCCGTCTCAAGGCAGCCCTGGAAAACGTCCGGCAGATGCGAGAGCAGTATCGAGGCGTACGGCTGACAGATACGAGCATGTGGACCAACCAGAACCTGAGCTTCACGCGGGCACTGGGTGATATGTTGATTTACGCCGAAGCCATCGTGATGGGCGCGCTGGAACGTCGTGAGTCGCGCGGCGCGCACTTCCGCAGCGATTTTCCCGATCGTAACGATGCGAATTTCCTGAAAACAACCATCGCCAAGTACGACCCGGCAACGGCGAAGACGAGTCTGGCGTTTGAAGATGTCCCGGTTCCGCTGATTCAGCCTCGCGTCCGAAACTACGGCAAAGTTGAATCTAAATAA
- a CDS encoding Gfo/Idh/MocA family oxidoreductase, which produces MAENRTMIEVAVVGVGRMGKHHARTYKKLSGAKLVGVVDADEDRAATIADEYGCAAYTCADELLARHPNLAAVSVAVPTKYHTPAATPFLHRGIACLVEKPLAADVVEARSLADLATKHKAVLQVGHTERFNPAVRAVVAMNLRPRFIEVDRVSPMTFRSLDVGVVMDMMIHDLDIVLMLAASRLDRVDAAGVAVLGQHEDIANARLVFANGCVANLTASRLALKTERKLRLFSEDGYVSLDYAKRTGIALRRAQNMAALEQVRAQIAEGMDLSQLDYSQLVNIEELSMGPDDEQDPLTAELTSFLDAVRGRRMPEVDGTAGYAAVDAAERVVAAIRAHRWEGLPQPRV; this is translated from the coding sequence ATGGCTGAGAATCGAACGATGATCGAAGTCGCTGTCGTGGGCGTCGGCCGCATGGGTAAACATCATGCGCGGACGTATAAAAAATTATCCGGTGCGAAACTCGTCGGTGTCGTGGATGCGGATGAGGACCGAGCCGCGACGATCGCTGATGAATACGGCTGTGCCGCCTACACCTGTGCGGATGAGTTGCTGGCCCGCCATCCGAATCTCGCGGCTGTCAGCGTCGCGGTACCGACGAAGTATCACACCCCGGCAGCTACGCCGTTCCTGCATCGCGGCATTGCCTGCCTCGTGGAAAAACCGTTGGCCGCTGATGTCGTCGAAGCCCGTTCGCTCGCTGACCTTGCGACGAAACACAAGGCTGTCCTCCAGGTCGGCCACACGGAGCGTTTCAATCCCGCGGTGCGGGCTGTCGTTGCGATGAATCTCCGCCCGCGTTTTATCGAGGTGGATCGCGTCAGCCCGATGACCTTTCGCTCGCTCGATGTGGGTGTCGTCATGGACATGATGATTCACGATCTGGACATCGTGCTCATGCTCGCCGCATCAAGGCTCGATCGCGTGGACGCCGCAGGCGTCGCCGTACTCGGCCAGCACGAAGACATCGCCAACGCCCGTCTCGTCTTCGCCAATGGTTGTGTAGCCAACCTTACCGCCAGCAGATTGGCACTCAAGACCGAGCGGAAACTACGACTCTTCAGCGAAGATGGATACGTCAGCCTCGACTACGCCAAACGCACCGGCATCGCCCTCAGACGGGCACAGAACATGGCCGCACTCGAACAGGTCCGCGCTCAGATCGCCGAGGGTATGGACCTTTCACAATTGGATTATTCACAACTGGTAAACATCGAGGAATTGAGCATGGGGCCTGACGATGAGCAGGACCCCCTGACCGCTGAGCTGACGAGTTTTCTGGATGCGGTGCGCGGCAGACGGATGCCGGAGGTGGACGGCACGGCAGGTTACGCAGCGGTGGATGCCGCTGAACGTGTCGTCGCCGCGATCCGCGCCCATCGGTGGGAAGGCCTGCCGCAACCGCGCGTATGA